atagaccaatttacttatgccaagtttcaaaaatttgttttgacccgttcaaaaaataaatggggggggggaacttcaaagaaaagcatggTATAAGACTATGTTTGACACCATAGAAAAGGGTAATAAAATGATAGGTGGATTCACAAGATAAGTGGTACTTAAGGCTCCTCGTACATTGGTCAATCCTTACCCTACCGCGGGTAATACCCAATAATTACCTGCGGAAACGTGTAGTTACCCACGGAAACCGTCGAACCAAACCTAACATTTACATAAGCAATttgaatgttattttaaaaggaaagagtaaaaaaaaaccGGGGACGAGCAACGGTTATCTTCTAAATCGACTGCCCTCCGTGCTGCCGTCAGAAATTACAGAAACTTTCGTGTTTTGCGGAAAAACCGAAAACCGGCTCTCGAATACGTATGTATGTAATTGCGCCTTCAAATAACAGTCATTTAAATTGTTATTTCGGTTTTCGTGATGTTCGTTTGGTATATGTATAGGGGCGACCGCAACCGTAGAATCATTCCGGTTTACTGCACTATACCGGGTGTGGAGgttattgaatttatttcgGATCCATGTAGGATAGTTCTATCTTCATCCCCCGCAAGATCGCAATAAAATGGTCTAAAGCGATCATTACTACGATTAATAATTGATATTTTCATGGCTTTTATTTCCTCCTTCTTTATTAAttggaaaatgtaaaaagaaattaacaaGTGAATTAATAGTCTAAGTTactaaaatataactttaactACGTCTAAGaaatcaatcaaaaattacaGGCAAAAACGCTCAAAGTGGTTTTATTAATACTGATGAAAACTTTAAGGTGGTTGAGgcctcaattgcctgtaagaaatcaatcaataattccaggcagttgaggtttttttcaatttttttcatgtttaatGGAACTCCAGAAAACTGGAAATAATTAGGGAAACCAGATATCAAGAAAATTCATCATGTGACTGAAGAATTGAATGAGGTAGAAGCTCAAAAAGATGGTAAACATCAACTTGATATAACGTTTATTAATCTCACTCGCACTAATCGTAATGAAATGATAATCCTCGTCTAAAATGATCATCACTAGATCTGCTCATAAGCCTTTCAATGCAATTTATGACGTGACTGACAAATTAAATGAAGTAGAAACTCACAAAGTTGACTTATACTATTTCACCATTTTTAGATATTGCTCCATCTCACTCGCACTGATCCTAGGCAATCGTATATTAAATGATGATCCTCGTCTAATGGGATCATTAGTACATCAGCCTATAAACTTTTCAGTGGGATTCTTGACGTGACTCAAAAATTAAACGCGGTGGAAacttaataaattgatttatacgggtcgtttatttttatataattctcCATTTCACTCGCACTAATCGTGAACTATCGCAATAAAATGTTGATCGTCGTCGATAGTGATTATCACTACGTCAGcctataaatatttcaaagggATTCATGACGtgactgaaaaattaaatgcgatagaaactcaaaaaattaactcaTACAAGTAGACTATTCTTGGCTACTCTCTATCTCACTCTCACTAATCGCAATCGATCGCAAAAAAGTGACTTATACGAGTTGTCCATTTTTACATATCCTCCATCTCACTTGCACTAATCGTACACGATCGCAATAAAATAGTGATCCTCGTCTAAAATGGTCATCACTAGGTCCGCTTATAAccatttaaaagcaatttatgacgtgactaaaaaattaaatgcagtacaaactcaaaaaatttacttatactATTACGCcatctttaaatatttctcCATCTCACTCGCACTAATCGTAGACAATCGTAATTCAACGTTAATCCTCATCTAAAGTGATCATCACTACGTTAGCCAATAAGTATTTTAAGGTGATTCATGACGTGACCGAAAAAttaaatgcggtagaaactcaaaaaatggAATCTGCTCTTTAACCATTGTTAAACATAATTCTGCATCTCACTCGCACTAATCATAGCGCTTTGCAATAAAATGGTAATTGTCATTTAACGGGTTCATTACTACgtcaatttataaatatttcaaaggaaTTCATGACGTGATTGAAAAGttaaatgcggtagaaactcaaaaaattgactaataCGAGTTGTCCATTTTTACAGATTCTCGATCTCACTTGCACTAATCGTAGACAATCGTTATTCAACGTTAATCCTCGCCTAAAGTGATCATCACTACGTCagcttataaacattttaaggcAATTCATGACGTggctgaaaaattaaatgcggtagaaacccaaaaaattaacTCATTGGAGTAGGCTATTTTTAGCTATTCTCTCTCTCATTCTCGCTAATCGCAATCCATCGTAATAAAATGATGATCCTCGTCTAAAGTGATCATCACTACATCAGCCTATAAATATTTCAAGGCGATTCATGACGTGACCGAAAAATTAAATGCGGTAGagactcaaaaaattgatttttacaagtagttcatttttataaaatgttattatctATCTCACTTGCATTAATCGTAAACTATCGCAATAAAATGTTGCTCATTTACAAAGATCATCACTACGTCagcttataaacattttaaggcGATTCATGACGTggctgaaaaattaaatgcggtagaaacccaaaaatttaACTCATACGCCTACTGGCTATTTTCAGATGTTCTCCATCTCACTTGAACTAATCGTATCGCAATAAAATACTGATCCTCGTCTAAAATGATCATCACTAGATCCACTTATAAGCATTTCAAAGCGATTCATGATGTCACTAAAAAACTAAATGCagtagaaactcaaaaaaattaactcataGGAGTAGGCCATTTTTAGATATTCTCTGTCTCACTCTCACTAATCATGGACGATTGCAATAAAATGATCATCCTCGTCTAACGTGATCATTACTACATCAGTCTATAAACAGTTCCATAGGATTCTTGACGtgactgaaaaattaaatgcggtagaaactcaaaaaattgatttatacaAGTAGTTcatttctatataattttattctccATCTCACTTGCACTAATCGTAAACTATCGCAATAAAATGTTGATCCTCGTCTAAAGTGATCATCACTACGTCAGCCTATAAACATTTCAAAGCGATTTATGACGtgactgaaaaattaaataaagaataactCTCACTCATAACTTACGACCGCAATAATTTGATCTCACTCTAGCTGTCAATTAGGTGACAAATGACAGACACGTCAAAACTGTCATAAGAAACCATTTATATGGATGGTTCAGGTGTACAGGACCGTattaaaaacaggaaaaaaaaaacactgaatACGCTTCTGCCTAACCCATGCTATTATTGGGAAATTTACCTTAAGAACTTTGCTACCAGCTTAAAAGCTGTAATCCGAAAACCTTGCCGATATATACAcgaatattcattaaaataaagtatatagaATAATACCAGGAAACCGGCATCCTCCCCCATAGTCTATGAtggtatgacaatttttttttttaataaatcttcgtCATTCCTCAATATGACTTTGCCGTTTTATTATTTCGCTCTAGTCGTAATAAGTGTTTTCAACACGTACGTGTGCGATGAAGAAAAGTACACGACAAAGTATGACAATATTAATTTCGAGGAAATTATCGCCAGTGACAGATTACTGAAGAATTACGTTAATTGCCTTATGGGTAGGGGCAGCTGTACTCCGGACGCGAACGAGCTAAAAAGTAAGTTGAGTTTTCTCCGTGAAAGTGAggttttagcaaaaaatttgtagagGGCAAAATTATGGGGTTTTTAATGgtttacaaaaaatgttattagggTTTTTGCtctgaaattaataataagcgAGATATTTAGGCAAATAGCATTGGTTTAACGGTTATGTactctttttttgttaaatatttcaaaaaaggagccttttattcaaaaaaatcttggTATAAAAaagatagattttttaatattctataaaaattataattacattttttttcttaaaatcaataGCAAACGAGATATTTAGGCAAATAACATTGATTGAAAAGTTTTCTACTCTTTTTTGATAAATACCTCAAAAGGGGAGCCTGTTAtcagaaaaattgtaattataaaaaatatatattttttaattttctatagaaaaggtatttacaatttttttcgtaaGACCAATAGCAactgagatatttaagaaataaaattaattattataatatctcATGAACAGTTGTTCACATGAGAAAAATTGTAAGAACAAAAAAGATAGATTTTTGAAATCtctataaaaatgcttttaataattttttacctaaaacaaatagcaaacgaGATATTtgagaaacaaaattaattattataatatttcatgAACAGTTGCTCATGTgcgaaaaatttaacaaaacaaaaagtgCGCCACTGTattctcttcaaaaaaaaatattcatattttacgCTAAAACTTACTTTAACGGCGATATTCGAGTAGGCACCATTCAATGAACAGTTGTGTATTTCTTTTCggtcaaatatcttaaaaacgaagcattttatggaaaaaattgtaGAGGTAAAAGGgatagattttttaattctctataaaaaagctttcaataattttttacataaaaataatagcAAACGAGATATTtgagaaacaaaattaattattataatatttcatgAACAGTTGCTCATgtgcgaaaaattaaataaaacaaaaagtgcgCCACTgtattctctttaaaaaaaatattcatattttacgCTAATACTGTAACGACGATATTCGAGTAAGTACCGTTCAATGAACAGTTGTGTATTTCTTTTCtgtcaaatatcttaaaaatgaagcattttatggaaaaaattgtaGAGGTAAAAaagatagattttttaattctctataaaaaagctctttataattttttacctaaaatcGATATCAAACGAGATATTTgagacataaaattaattattatatttcatgaaCAGTTGCTCATGTGCGAAAAATtgaatgaaacaaaaagtgcGTTACTttattctgttaaaaaaaaatattcatattttacgCTAAGACTTACTTTAACGGCGATATTCGAGTAAGCACCATTCAATGAACAGTTGTGTATTCCTTTTTTGTCAGATATCTTAAAAAAGAagcattttatagaaaaaattgtagaggtaaaaaagatagattttttaattctctataaaaaagcttttaataagtttttaccTAAAACTAATAGCAATCGAGATATTtgagaaacaaaattaattattttaatatttcatgaaCAGTTGCTCATGGgcgaaaaattaaatgaaacaaatagtGCGTCAttttattctctttaaaaaaaatattcatattttacgCTAAAACTTACTTTAACGACGATATTCGAGTAAGTACCGTTCAATGAACAGTTGTGTATTTCTTTTCtgtcaaatatcttaaa
The sequence above is a segment of the Anthonomus grandis grandis chromosome 12, icAntGran1.3, whole genome shotgun sequence genome. Coding sequences within it:
- the LOC126743139 gene encoding ejaculatory bulb-specific protein 3-like codes for the protein MTLPFYYFALVVISVFNTYVCDEEKYTTKYDNINFEEIIASDRLLKNYVNCLMGRGSCTPDANELKRVLPEALETDCKKCSEAQKTGIGKVVKYLIRNRRPWWDELEAKYDPNQVYWDKYKADWEAEGITLH